In Clostridia bacterium, the genomic stretch GCAGCAATTCACGAATTTTCTCCCTCCGTGCTCGTTCCTCGGAACTGCGTTTTCTTCTGCTGCTCATAATTAAACCTCCAATATGGTGCTTCTATTTTACACCTTATCGGAGGTTTACACAATTTTCGGGACGGCCTCTCTTTTTTATATGCTCTTTATGATCACTTGAAAACCCTTAAGGCTGTCGTCCTCTCTTACTTTGATATGATCGAGTGAAAAGCGCTCTTTAAGCTTTTCTATATTGCTTCGTTTGTATCCCGTCATCTTTGACGACGCGCGCGCCGGAACGCGTATCTCAATGCGCGTCGGCCTGCCCAAACGCTCTATCTCGCCGCAGGCGGCGTTATAAAACACGCGCGAATAGCAAAGCTCGCCGAGCGACGGGTGGTATGCGCCCAACACCTTGCCGGAAGACAAGATCTCGTTTTCCATAAGTCCCACGCGCAGTATCGTTATATTTTCGCGCACGAACATCGGTATAAGCTCGGCGCACAGGCTTACCGCCTCAGATACGCTCTGCGGCTCGTACTCGCCGCGTTCGGCCATATCCCAAAGCGCCGTGCCGGGGAGCACTACGCAGGGGTATATCCTCACCGTGTCAGGGCGAAGCGCGATAAGCTCGCGCGCCGTGTAAAGGCTCGTTTCACGGTCGTCTCCCACAAGGCCCGTCATCATCTGAAGCCCCAAAGAGAAGCCGGCGTCCTTTATAAGGCGCGCCGCACGGCGCGTATCGTCGGCAGTATGACCGCGGTTCGACAGCGAAAGCACGCGGTCGCTCATCGACTGCGCGTCCAGCTCTATCGCGGTAACGCCGTAAGCGCGGAGCTCTGAAAGTATTTTTTCGTCTATCGCGTCGGGGCGCGTTGAAAGGCGTATCCCGTTGATCCTTTTCCTGTACTCGTGCGCCGCCGAAAGAAGCTCGCGCCTAAGCGCCTCGTCTATCGCCGTAAAGCTGCCGCCGAAAAAGGCCGCCTCAACGTGAACGCGCCCGGGCAGTTTTTCTGTATATTCAAGCGTTTTTTCGATAAGCTCGCGCACACGGCCGCCGTTTGGAACGTATGTATTCATCGTTATTTTATGCTGATCGCAGAAAACGCAGTCGTTCGGGCATCCCAAATGCGGCACGAATATCGGCACGTTTATCGTGCGAATGCGCTCGCTCACTGCTTTATTTCCCCCATCAGCACGAGCGCAAGACGCGCCGCGTCCTGCTGCGCCTCTTTTTTGCTTCGTCCCCTTCCGGAAGCGAAAACGTTGTTATTGAGCATTACGTCCACTTCAAACACCTTTAAGTGGTCGGGACCGCTCTCGCTTTTTAATTCGTAGCTTAAAACTTCTTCTTTATTCTTCTGCACGATCTCCTGAAGCATCGTCTTATAGTCTTTGAGCGACTTTCCGGTCGCCGCCTTCTTTATCGGCTCAATAAAGCGCGGCATGAAAACATGACGTACGGCCGAAAGCCCACCGTCAAGATATACGGCTCCCATAAGCGCCTCGTAAGCGTCGGCCAATATGGACGTGCGGCTTCGTCCGTTCGTCGCCTCTTCGCCTCGTCCGAGATATAAAAATGCGCCTAAGTCCAGCTCCTTTGCGCGTTCGTAAAGCGAACGCTCGCATACTACGTTCGAGCGTATCTTCGTAAGCTCGCCCTCCGGCATATTATAATAATGCTTATAAAGATACTCCGAGACCATTATGCTTAAAACGCTGTCGCCCAAAAATTCAAGACGCTCGTTCGAATGACCGTGCTTCGCATGATTTTCATTGGCGTATGAGCTGTGCGTCAGCGCGTTTTCAAGTATCGATATGTCTTTGAATCCATATCCTATTTTTTCACAAAGCTTCTCTTCTCTTTTGTCCATGAGTCCTCCTTTTATTGCTTTAACGAAAAAATAAGACCATATCAAAAATCGAGAGATACCCGCGTTCTTTGATACGGCCTGCTTTTTTGCAAAAAGCTCTATTCTTTATTATGTCCGTTCTTCGTCCCCGCTTTCGATAAAGACCGCCGTATGCTTTTTAAAACTCCTTAAACGTGCGGCACACGCGACCGCACGTTTAAATCATACTCCATAAAAGCTCCGCTGTCAAATGCTCGGCTTTTTTCTTTCGCCGTCGGAGGCTTCTATGCCCTTTCTTATCTCATTTGTCACGTCGGCTTTAACATAGTCGCTCACATTGATTATCGTGCTGTAGAATGTGCGCGCGTCAGACGAACCGTGCGTTTTGAACACCGGCTTTTTAATGCCTAAAAACGCCGTGCCGCCGACTTCTTTATAATCGTACCGCTTTTTTAAATCGGTAAACGAATCTTTTACCATCATTGCGCCGAGCTTTGCCTTCGTTCCCGACATGAACACGTCTTTAACGCTGCCCATCAGCACCTTTGCAAGTCCCTCATACAGCTTTAAGGCCACGTTGCCGGTAAAGCCGTCGGTAACTACTACGTCGGCGCCCGAATACGGCACGTCGCGCCCTTCGATATTTCCTATAAAG encodes the following:
- a CDS encoding radical SAM protein — encoded protein: MSERIRTINVPIFVPHLGCPNDCVFCDQHKITMNTYVPNGGRVRELIEKTLEYTEKLPGRVHVEAAFFGGSFTAIDEALRRELLSAAHEYRKRINGIRLSTRPDAIDEKILSELRAYGVTAIELDAQSMSDRVLSLSNRGHTADDTRRAARLIKDAGFSLGLQMMTGLVGDDRETSLYTARELIALRPDTVRIYPCVVLPGTALWDMAERGEYEPQSVSEAVSLCAELIPMFVRENITILRVGLMENEILSSGKVLGAYHPSLGELCYSRVFYNAACGEIERLGRPTRIEIRVPARASSKMTGYKRSNIEKLKERFSLDHIKVREDDSLKGFQVIIKSI
- a CDS encoding ribonuclease III; translation: MDKREEKLCEKIGYGFKDISILENALTHSSYANENHAKHGHSNERLEFLGDSVLSIMVSEYLYKHYYNMPEGELTKIRSNVVCERSLYERAKELDLGAFLYLGRGEEATNGRSRTSILADAYEALMGAVYLDGGLSAVRHVFMPRFIEPIKKAATGKSLKDYKTMLQEIVQKNKEEVLSYELKSESGPDHLKVFEVDVMLNNNVFASGRGRSKKEAQQDAARLALVLMGEIKQ